One stretch of Psilocybe cubensis strain MGC-MH-2018 chromosome 6, whole genome shotgun sequence DNA includes these proteins:
- a CDS encoding Putative ribosome biogenesis protein C8F11.04, with product MPKGELIDSHVPLQQCKKAVDALHSHELKKKEKFEEGQLLPAKEQNIWLNVVVKAIPSGHKLKPVKIPIVHPLVDPRTSAVCLITKDPQREYKDLLEKHNIKFISRVVGIEKLKGKFKPFEARRMLLKENGMFLADERVIPLLPKLLGSKWFEAKKQPIPVCLTRKDLKGELERAISSTYMNQNQGTYTSIKIGKMSQKPSQILDNLKTALPSVVKALKGGWDNVQSLSIKTNYSVSLPIWSCSLDSTEGGRWDGFQVESDSEEDEQDEASEEEEEKEVEAPKAKKDVAGKGRKRASSSDEEQEEEEKPKKKAKSADGAPSTKAKSAPTSKPTKMPPTTIDTASKKRKTTDPTLPAPTASPSAVPISAGKKAPKAKASSATTSSEPTIVSPAPKAQKIPESDTKKVKKSQAAATPAIASQSSLPATSEVPSKKKKSNKLDISTASSDPSQSPSAPDTATPSAGKDKSGKDKKKLSKSAPVSAPVSASESPAKPTLTKEELKQKRGAASGEKKKDIIAKAKGGKSAKNAVLGRKVAQE from the exons ATGCCCAAAGGTGAACTTATCGACTCTCACGTCCCACTACAACAATGCAAAAAGGCAGTCGACGCCCTTCACTCCCATGAgctgaagaaaaaggaaaagttCGAGGAGGGCCAACTTCTCCCCGCGAAAGAGCAAAATATTTGGCTTAATGTCGTTGTTAAAGCCATACCCTCTGGCCATAAGCTGAAACCTGTTAAAAT ACCCATCGTGCACCCACTCGTCGACCCACGAACAAGTGCTGTGTGTTTAATTACGAAAGACCCTCAACGCGAATATAAAGATCTTCTCGAAAAACACAATATCAAATTTATCTCAAGAGTCGTTGGAATCGAGAAGTTGAAGGGAAAGTTCAAGCCATTTGAGGCCAGAAGGATGTTGCTGAAGGAGAATGGCATGTTTTTGGCGGACGAGCGAGTAATTCCTCTATTGCCTAAGTTGCTGGGATCAAAATGGTTTGAAGCTAAGAA GCAACCCATCCCCGTGTGCTTGACGAGAAAAGACTTGAAGGGAGAACTCGAACGAGCTATCTCATCTACTTACATGAATCAAAACCAAGGAACCTACAC ATCTATCAAAATTGGAAAAATGTCGCAGAAGCCTTCCCAAATTCTTGACAATCTTAAAACGGCTCTCCCATCTGTCGTAAAAGCCCTCAAGGGAGGCTGGGATAACGTCCAGAGTCTTAGCATCAAGACCAACTACAGCGTCAGTCTCCCAATATGGTCATGTTCTCTTGATAGCACAGAAGGCGGAAGGTGGGATGGGTTCCAGGTGGAGTCAGATTctgaggaagatgaacagGATGAAGCAtctgaggaggaggaagaaaaggaggtCGAGGCACCAAAGGCGAAGAAGGATGTTGCCGGAAAGGGCAGAAAACGGGCTTCATCGTCCGACGAAGAacaagaggaggaggaaaagcCTAAGAAAAAAGCGAAGTCTGCCGACGGTGCCCCATCCACTAAAGCAAAATCTGCCCCTACCTCGAAACCAACAAAAATGCCCCCCACTACAATCGATACCGCATCAAAGAAACGCAAAACAACAGACCCGACGTTGCCCGCACCGACTGCTTCGCCGTCAGCCGTTCCTATCTCCGCAGGAAAGAAAGCTCCCAAAGCGAAGGCCTCCTCCGCTACGACATCAAGCGAACCTACAATCGTCTCGCCTGCTCCGAAAGCGCAAAAAATTCCCGAGTCAGATaccaaaaaagtgaaaaagtCCCAGGCTGCGGCTACACCTGCCATCGCTTCGCAATCATCATTGCCTGCGACCTCCGAAGTGCCatcgaaaaagaaaaaatcaaATAAATTAGACATCTCCACTGCCAGTAGCGACCCTTCCCAATCCCCTTCTGCACCCGACACCGCAACGCCGTCAGCAGGAAAAGATAAATCCGGCAAGGATAAGAAAAAATTATCCAAGTCTGCTCCCGTTTCCGCCCCCGTTTCTGCTTCAGAGTCTCCCGCAAAGCCTACTCTCACGAAGGAAGAGCTAAAGCAGAAACGCGGCGCAGCTTctggagagaagaagaaagacatTATCGCCAAAGCGAAAGGCGGGAAGAGCGCCAAAAATGCTGTGCTTGGCAGAAAGGTCGCTCAGGAATAA
- a CDS encoding chaperonin → MNTRTLPPCISVGRGLWWLEKSKQSGRDLLAAGLQVIQVKTGDGTTTATVLARAIYSEGVKNIAAGCNPMDLRRGSQAAVDRVVSFLSAHAKTITTTAEIAQVATISANGDAYVGGLIVQAMEKVGKEGVITVKEGKTIEDKIEITEGYPPCPRGHGAGQTPTDFIIVEDVDGEALAACILNKLRGQLQVCAVKAPGFGDNRKSILGDLAILTGGTVFTDELDVKLERASAEMLGSTGSITVTKDDMIILNGEGAKDQIAAWCEQIRALIADPTTGNFDRSKLQERLAKLSGGVVVIKVGGASKVEVGKKKDRYNDALNATRAAVEEGILPGGGVALLKVSLQLATASALAARRGGKQGQVLMLLLLPMPMPLPLLPRAEADVMKPVDESVLLGEDALVTEEVHKQHSHAQQGYQHPILGAPHWSAGRKENVHAH, encoded by the exons ATGAATACACGTACCTTGCCCCCATGTATATCCGTGGGCAGAGGATTGTGGTGGTtagaaaaaagcaaacaaaGTGGACGTGATTTGCTTGCAGCGGGACTTCAAGTGA TCCAAGTCAAAACCGGAGACGGCACGACAACCGCCACTGTTCTTGCGCGTGCCATCTACTCAGAAGGTGTCAAGAACATTGCAGCTGGATGCAACCCCATGGACCTGCGCCGTGGGTCTCAGGCCGCCGTCGACCGTGTCGTCTCTTTCCTCTCTGCACACGCCAAAACTATCACGACAACCGCCGAAATCGCACAGGTAGCTACTATTTCCGCAAACGGTGACGCCTACGTTGGAGGATTAATTGTTCAGGCAATGGAGAAGGTCGGAAAGGAGGGTGTGATCACTGTGAAGGAGGGAAAGACGATTGAGGACAAAATTGAGATCACCGAGG GATATCCTCCCTGCCCTCGAGGCCACGGCGCAGGCCAGACGCCCACTGACTTCATCATTGTGGAAGACGTCGACGGCGAGGCTCTTGCTGCCTGCATCCTCAACAAGCTCCGTGGTCAGCTGCAGGTGTGCGCTGTCAAGGCTCCTGGGTTTGGAGACAATCGCAAGAGCATCCTCGGTGACCTTGCTATTCTCACCGGAGGAACAGTGTTCACAGACGAGCTCGACGTCAAGCTCGAGCGTGCGTCAGCGGAGATGCTCGGTTCGACTGGAAGCATCACTGTCACCAAGGACGACATGATCATTCTCAACGGTGAAGGTGCAAAGGATCAGATTGCTGCATGGTGCGAGCAGATCCGTGCCTTGATTGCGGACCCCACGACGGGCAACTTTGACCGCAGCAAGCTTCAAGAACGTCTCGCGAAGCTGAGCGGAGGTGTAGTTGTCATCAAGGTGGGCGGAGCATCCAAGGTCGAGGTTGGCAAGAAGAAGGACAGGTACAACGACGCGCTCAACGCGACACGCGCCGCTGTCGAGGAGGGTATCCTCCCCGGAGGCGGTGTTGCGCTCCTCAAGGTGTCGTTGCAGCTCGCGACGGCGAGTGCCCTTGCTGCCCGGAGAGGCGGCAAACAGGGTCAAGTGCTAatgctactgctgctgccaatgccaatgccgctgccgctgctgcctcGA GCAGAGGCAGATGTGATGAAGCCTGTGGATGAGAGTGTGTTGCTCGGAGAGGATGCGCTGGTCACAGAGGAGGTGCACAAGCAGCATTCTCATGCACAGCAGGGGTATCAGCACCCCATCCTCGGCGCGCCGCACTGGTCTGCGGGCAGGAAGGAGAACGTGCACGCACACTAG
- a CDS encoding hypothetical protein (Putative uncharacterized protein YDL057W) encodes MTDRASTKLHIPHPHEPGIQLVGVLEQLAPTESTHGRKIALILHGTMGHKDYLFQRRLALRLPFDSFRFDFRGNHETGGTWKQGALADDILDLQAVVDYLKVTYGYVVELLVGHSRGSIVAFRWLSTTEDGRKVPAFVNASGRYRMAKILESPAGSVWKEHFEKHGSYTWNVTVARKPVVATITPEDVQEFVSWDTSLVWDKFPQHTDVLTLHGLSDKTVPPYDAMIYASALSDRSPGTHTLHLMEDADHNFTGRQDDVVDAILQWWDARTRKEIKTGIWVGGIKGKL; translated from the exons ATGACAGACCGCGCCTCGACGAAGTTGCATATCCCTCACCCACATGAACCTGGGATTCAGCTGGTCGGGGTTTTGGAACAATTAGCACCGACGGAGTCGACGCATGGTCGTAAGATAGCTTTG ATTCTTCATGGAACCATGGG ACACAAAGATTATCTCTTTCAGAGAAGGCTTGCTTTAAGGCTACCTTTTGACTCTTTTCGATTCGATTTTCG CGGCAATCATGAAACAGGTGGCACCTGGAAGCAAGGGGCGCTTGCTGATGATATTTTGGACCTTCAAGCGGTCGTGGACTATCTCAAAGTCACGTATGGGTACGTGGTGGAGTTGCTCGTGGGACACTCCCGCGGCTCGATCGTCGCATTCCGATGGCTCTCTACCACGGAGGATGGTCGAAAGGTGCCGGCGTTCGTCAACGCCTCGGGTCGCTATAGAATGGCT AAAATTCTAG AATCGCCTGCCGGGTCCGTCTGGAAGGAACATTTCGAGAAGCACGGGTCGTACACATGGAATGTCACCGTGGCCAGAAAGCCAGTGGTAGCCACCATCACACCAGAAGATGTCCAGGAGTTCGTGAGTTGGGATACATCCCTAGTTTGGGATAAATTTCCCCAACACACAGATGTTCTGACCCTACACGGGTTATCAGACAAAACCGTCCCTCC ATACGACGCTATGATATATGCATCCGCGCTCAGCGACCGAAGTCCTGGTACACATACTCTGCATCTTATGGAAGATGCGGACCACAACTTTACAGGACGGCAGGACGATGTAGTTGACGCTATTCTTCAGTGGTGGGATGCCCGAACACGTAAAGAAATTAAAACCGGAATTTGGGTCGGGGGAATCAAAGGGAAGCTCTAA